In Lentibacillus amyloliquefaciens, one DNA window encodes the following:
- the aroA gene encoding 3-phosphoshikimate 1-carboxyvinyltransferase, which produces MNEVALKPTSSPLQGALEVPGDKSISHRAVMLGSLAKGKTSITNFLTGEDCSRTIDAFRQFGISIEQDGTTVTIESNGPEDFQEPSEPIYFGNSGTTARLMLGVLAGLPFFTAVYGDSSLVMRPMDRVTGPLKKMGAQLDGRSGGIYLPMAIRGGALKGINYTMPVKSAQVKSAVLLGGLFADGTTRVIEESATRNHSENMLRAFGADITETNGEIRITNKNALTGMNVHVPGDISSAAFFMTAAAIVPDSELTLKNVGLNHSRSGIIDVLKQMGASISISNVQTIGGERQGDVSVVYQKLTGTIIDGDIIPRLIDELPIIALAATQAEGTTVIRDARELRVKETDRIKATTDGLANLGANIEPTEDGMVITGGASLTGGKAEAYNDHRIAMMLAIASLVTNDDVTIDDISSINISYPGFFQDLQTVTNSA; this is translated from the coding sequence TTGAATGAAGTGGCGCTGAAACCTACGTCATCCCCTCTGCAGGGTGCTCTCGAGGTTCCTGGAGATAAATCAATATCACACCGCGCTGTCATGCTGGGGTCACTTGCAAAAGGCAAGACAAGCATCACAAATTTTTTGACAGGAGAGGACTGCAGCCGGACAATCGATGCATTCAGACAATTCGGCATTTCGATTGAACAGGACGGCACAACCGTAACCATTGAGAGCAATGGTCCTGAAGACTTCCAAGAACCGTCAGAGCCGATTTATTTCGGTAATTCGGGGACTACAGCAAGGCTGATGCTCGGTGTATTGGCAGGGCTGCCTTTTTTCACTGCTGTTTATGGAGATTCTTCTTTAGTTATGCGGCCAATGGATCGTGTTACAGGTCCGCTTAAGAAAATGGGCGCGCAGTTAGATGGCCGTTCTGGCGGAATCTACTTACCTATGGCAATACGTGGCGGCGCTCTTAAGGGCATTAATTATACCATGCCTGTTAAAAGTGCTCAAGTTAAATCAGCTGTACTACTTGGTGGTTTATTTGCTGATGGAACCACTAGAGTCATTGAAGAATCAGCTACCCGCAACCATTCCGAAAATATGCTGCGCGCATTTGGCGCTGACATAACCGAAACAAATGGAGAGATTCGGATCACAAACAAAAACGCACTAACCGGCATGAATGTGCACGTACCAGGTGATATTTCTTCAGCAGCATTTTTTATGACTGCCGCAGCGATTGTTCCGGACAGTGAATTGACGCTGAAGAACGTAGGACTGAATCACAGCCGCTCCGGAATTATCGATGTTCTGAAACAAATGGGAGCTTCCATTAGTATCTCCAACGTTCAGACAATCGGTGGAGAAAGACAAGGGGATGTCTCAGTTGTATATCAAAAGCTGACAGGAACGATTATAGATGGTGACATCATTCCAAGACTGATTGATGAACTGCCGATAATTGCTTTAGCAGCAACCCAGGCAGAAGGGACAACCGTTATCCGGGATGCTCGGGAATTGCGTGTGAAAGAAACAGATCGCATCAAAGCGACAACCGACGGCTTAGCCAATCTTGGTGCAAATATAGAGCCAACCGAGGATGGAATGGTTATAACAGGTGGTGCGTCTTTGACAGGCGGAAAGGCAGAAGCGTATAATGATCATCGAATTGCTATGATGCTTGCAATAGCGTCATTAGTTACCAATGATGATGTTACGATTGATGACATTTCATCAATAAACATTTCATATCCTGGTTTTTTTCAGGATTTACAAACTGTAACAAATAGTGCTTAA
- a CDS encoding prephenate dehydrogenase produces MRRRILVIGLGLIGGSLAKSLRESEDNYITGFDINHKSLAFAEMNEIIHESCSDITEAAKNADFIFLGTHITETVEILKKLEQITFDHDVIVSDVSSVKQAIHDTANAINNQQIQFVGGHPMAGSHKKGITAAKGHLFENAIYVLSPSANCLDSAADKLEEVLTVTKSHIIQLKANEHDEMTGVVSHFPHLIASALVQQAKKWSETHAYIPKLAAGGFRDVTRIASSNPELWQDIFYHNKQKMVKMIDDWTSEMVELKEMLEENHKADLTAYLQQAKDYRDGLDVKEKGAFPAYYDLYVDIRDQTGAIATVANLLAGENINITNIRILEIREGITGALRLSVSTKDEQLQSYDILKQNGYDLVLEE; encoded by the coding sequence GTGAGACGAAGGATTTTGGTGATAGGGCTTGGGTTGATCGGCGGCTCTTTGGCTAAGAGCCTACGTGAGTCCGAGGATAATTACATTACTGGCTTTGATATTAATCATAAGTCATTGGCATTCGCTGAGATGAATGAAATCATTCATGAATCCTGCTCAGATATAACAGAAGCCGCCAAAAATGCGGATTTCATCTTTTTAGGTACCCACATAACCGAAACAGTTGAAATTTTAAAGAAATTGGAACAAATCACGTTCGATCATGACGTGATTGTTTCGGATGTATCCTCAGTTAAACAGGCGATTCATGATACGGCGAATGCAATCAATAATCAACAGATACAGTTTGTCGGAGGTCACCCAATGGCCGGGTCGCATAAAAAAGGTATAACAGCTGCAAAAGGACACCTTTTTGAAAACGCCATTTATGTACTTTCACCGTCTGCGAATTGTCTGGACTCGGCAGCAGATAAGCTGGAAGAAGTTCTTACGGTGACCAAAAGTCATATCATTCAGCTTAAAGCAAACGAACATGACGAGATGACGGGGGTTGTCTCACATTTTCCGCATCTGATCGCCTCTGCTCTCGTCCAGCAGGCTAAAAAATGGAGCGAGACACATGCCTATATTCCAAAACTGGCAGCCGGCGGTTTCCGCGATGTAACCCGGATCGCATCGAGTAATCCGGAGTTGTGGCAAGATATCTTTTATCACAACAAACAAAAAATGGTAAAAATGATTGACGATTGGACCAGTGAAATGGTTGAACTGAAAGAGATGCTTGAAGAAAATCATAAAGCTGATTTAACAGCTTACTTGCAGCAGGCAAAAGATTACCGTGACGGTTTGGATGTTAAAGAAAAGGGTGCTTTTCCGGCTTATTATGATCTGTATGTGGATATCCGCGACCAGACCGGTGCCATAGCTACTGTTGCAAATCTTCTTGCAGGTGAAAATATCAACATTACAAATATAAGAATACTTGAGATCCGTGAGGGCATTACCGGTGCGTTAAGACTAAGTGTATCGACCAAAGATGAACAACTCCAAAGCTACGACATTTTAAAGCAAAACGGCTATGATTTAGTGCTGGAGGAATAA
- the hisC gene encoding histidinol-phosphate transaminase — translation MRSKPILRNMTPYKPGKQTEDVKKEYGLSRIVKLASNENPFGFSEKVADYISNHKAPLNIYPDGYTTKLRTALAEKLNISEDQLIFGNGTDEVVQLIGRAYLYPGANTVMATPTFPQYKHNALVEGAEVKEIPTVRGYHDLPKMLETIDENTNVVWLCSPNNPTGALIPPDEFYAFMENCPSDVLVVLDEAYFEYVEEEQRLNSLETIHRYENLIVLRTFSKAYGLAGLRIGYGVANQSLIPSLDVVRGPFNTSSIAQNAAILALEDDEFLETSISRNRTIKKSFEKSLDSIGWHYFDSQTNFLLISTPISGDDTFQYLLKNGFIVRPGEGLGAPNTIRLTIGDETDMEELQELLYTLDRKISEGLEL, via the coding sequence ATGAGAAGTAAACCTATATTAAGAAACATGACACCTTACAAGCCTGGAAAACAAACAGAAGACGTTAAAAAAGAATATGGCTTAAGCCGTATTGTCAAATTGGCATCAAACGAAAATCCATTCGGCTTTTCCGAAAAAGTGGCTGATTATATTTCCAATCATAAGGCACCTCTTAATATTTATCCGGACGGTTACACGACAAAATTAAGGACAGCTTTAGCAGAAAAACTGAATATTTCCGAAGATCAGCTGATATTCGGAAATGGTACGGATGAAGTTGTTCAGCTGATTGGCAGGGCTTATTTATATCCCGGTGCTAATACGGTAATGGCAACGCCAACATTTCCGCAATATAAACATAATGCGCTAGTTGAAGGAGCAGAGGTTAAAGAAATCCCGACCGTAAGGGGTTACCATGACCTGCCGAAGATGCTTGAAACAATCGATGAGAATACGAACGTTGTCTGGCTTTGTTCTCCCAACAACCCGACAGGTGCTCTGATTCCACCTGATGAGTTTTATGCATTCATGGAAAATTGTCCTTCTGATGTGCTCGTTGTTTTGGATGAAGCTTATTTCGAATACGTTGAAGAAGAGCAGCGCTTAAATAGTTTAGAAACGATACATAGGTATGAAAACCTGATAGTGCTGCGTACATTTTCCAAAGCGTATGGACTGGCCGGTTTAAGAATCGGCTATGGTGTTGCTAATCAGTCGCTTATTCCAAGTCTGGATGTTGTCAGAGGGCCCTTTAACACATCATCAATTGCTCAAAATGCCGCTATACTGGCACTGGAAGATGATGAATTTCTTGAAACATCTATCAGCCGCAATCGCACCATCAAGAAGTCATTTGAGAAATCACTTGATTCAATCGGATGGCACTATTTTGATTCGCAAACAAACTTTTTACTTATTTCAACCCCAATCAGCGGGGATGATACTTTTCAATATTTGCTGAAAAATGGATTCATCGTTCGTCCCGGTGAAGGTCTTGGTGCACCTAATACGATCAGGCTGACAATCGGAGATGAAACGGATATGGAAGAGCTTCAGGAATTATTATATACGTTAGACAGGAAAATAAGTGAGGGATTAGAACTGTGA
- the aroB gene encoding 3-dehydroquinate synthase — MNKTQVKAATHTYPVSIGENLRHHTEDYLPKDYSSILIVTDASVSDYYLSDVMASLSNKNVFSHAIPSGEKAKNIDTFYEIQTKAIECGLDRQSLIIALGGGVVGDVTGFAAATYMRGIDFIQMPTTILAHDSSVGGKVAINHAHAKNMIGNFYAPAAVIYDVETLYTLNAKEVRSGYAELLKEALLADKDLYDALMKTDLTSLYSQKLINHLTKGIEIKAGIVEVDEHEAGLRKHLNLGHTLGHALESIFGYGSWTHGELVAIGLLFSLRVSEHAYSTNLPFEEVFTWLKNNDYPLQLPELDPETILSKMKSDKKTLNSKIQLVLLQAIGQPALMEISDEKLLKHIQDFQLEMKQRSEQGAEQYEK, encoded by the coding sequence GTGAATAAAACGCAGGTAAAAGCCGCAACACATACGTATCCCGTGTCTATCGGAGAAAATCTTCGGCATCATACAGAAGATTATTTGCCTAAAGATTATTCATCGATTTTAATCGTCACTGATGCGTCAGTGTCTGATTATTATTTATCGGACGTTATGGCCAGCCTGTCAAATAAAAATGTGTTTTCTCATGCGATTCCGTCCGGGGAAAAAGCGAAAAATATTGATACGTTTTACGAGATCCAAACAAAAGCGATTGAATGCGGTCTTGACAGGCAATCACTCATCATTGCTCTCGGGGGCGGTGTCGTAGGTGATGTGACGGGTTTTGCAGCCGCAACCTACATGCGCGGTATCGATTTTATCCAGATGCCGACAACAATCCTTGCTCATGACAGCAGTGTAGGTGGAAAAGTCGCGATAAACCATGCACACGCAAAAAACATGATCGGCAATTTTTATGCGCCGGCTGCGGTTATTTATGATGTCGAAACATTGTATACGCTGAATGCAAAAGAAGTAAGGTCAGGGTATGCAGAATTGCTGAAAGAAGCACTTCTCGCAGATAAAGACTTGTATGATGCATTAATGAAAACTGACCTTACCTCGTTATACAGTCAGAAGCTTATCAATCATTTAACCAAAGGTATTGAGATTAAAGCCGGCATTGTGGAAGTTGATGAACACGAAGCAGGTCTCAGAAAGCATCTGAACCTCGGACATACGTTGGGACATGCTCTGGAGTCGATATTCGGGTATGGCTCCTGGACGCATGGAGAACTTGTTGCCATCGGATTGCTGTTTTCACTTCGGGTAAGTGAACATGCCTATTCGACTAATCTCCCTTTTGAAGAGGTTTTCACATGGCTTAAAAACAATGATTATCCTTTGCAGCTGCCGGAATTGGACCCAGAGACGATCCTTTCAAAAATGAAAAGTGATAAGAAAACGCTGAACAGTAAAATTCAGTTAGTGCTCTTACAGGCAATTGGCCAACCGGCGCTTATGGAAATAAGTGACGAAAAATTGCTCAAACATATACAAGATTTTCAGCTGGAAATGAAACAACGCAGTGAACAGGGGGCTGAACAGTATGAGAAGTAA
- the aroC gene encoding chorismate synthase — protein MRYLTAGESHGKQLTTILEGVPSNMPLLQEDINQSLRRRQKGHGRGKRMQIEKDAAEIASGVRHGYTLGSPISLVIHNDDFKHWVDIMGEAPIEEGAERKLRRKVSRPRPGHADLNGALKYGHRDMRNVLERSSARETAARVAAGAVAKTLLRQLDIEVAGYVKEIGGIVAEDQPTLTMKERQEISEESAVRTLDKAVEQDMMDAIDHAKKEGDSIGGVAEVYVEGLPAGMGSYVQYDRKLDSRIAGSVVSINAFKGVEFGLGFEAARKNGSKVHDEIAWDEQDGYYRKTNRLGGFEGGMTTGMPIVVKGVMKPIPTLYKPLQSVDIESKEPFNASIERSDSCAVPAASVVMEHVVAFEVAKAITEQFPSDQFPKLKQAIDDYREEIRCF, from the coding sequence ATGCGTTATTTAACAGCAGGTGAATCACACGGCAAGCAATTGACAACAATTCTTGAAGGTGTCCCTTCAAATATGCCATTGCTTCAGGAGGATATTAATCAGTCCTTGCGCCGCCGACAGAAAGGTCATGGACGGGGCAAACGGATGCAAATAGAAAAAGATGCAGCTGAGATTGCAAGTGGTGTACGGCATGGATATACACTGGGCTCACCTATTTCACTTGTTATACATAATGATGATTTTAAACACTGGGTGGATATAATGGGCGAGGCCCCAATTGAAGAAGGTGCTGAAAGAAAATTAAGACGGAAGGTTTCAAGACCAAGACCGGGTCATGCTGATCTTAATGGAGCCCTTAAATATGGACATCGTGATATGCGCAATGTGCTGGAACGATCTTCAGCAAGAGAGACGGCTGCCCGCGTGGCTGCCGGTGCTGTTGCTAAGACACTTCTAAGACAGCTTGATATTGAAGTGGCAGGCTATGTAAAAGAAATCGGCGGAATTGTTGCAGAAGATCAGCCAACACTTACGATGAAGGAACGTCAGGAGATATCCGAAGAATCTGCAGTTCGAACATTGGATAAAGCTGTCGAACAGGATATGATGGATGCAATTGACCATGCGAAAAAAGAGGGCGATTCAATTGGCGGCGTTGCAGAGGTTTATGTGGAAGGTCTCCCAGCCGGAATGGGATCCTATGTCCAATATGATCGCAAGCTTGACAGCCGAATAGCAGGAAGCGTTGTCAGCATTAATGCTTTTAAAGGTGTCGAATTCGGACTTGGATTTGAAGCGGCACGCAAAAATGGCAGTAAAGTGCATGATGAAATAGCCTGGGATGAACAAGACGGCTACTACCGCAAAACAAATAGGCTCGGAGGCTTTGAAGGCGGTATGACAACTGGGATGCCAATTGTCGTCAAAGGTGTAATGAAACCAATCCCTACACTTTACAAACCTCTTCAAAGTGTGGATATCGAGTCTAAGGAACCATTTAACGCAAGTATTGAACGTTCTGATTCCTGTGCGGTACCTGCAGCGTCGGTAGTCATGGAGCACGTGGTTGCGTTTGAAGTGGCAAAAGCGATTACTGAGCAGTTTCCAAGTGATCAATTTCCAAAACTGAAGCAGGCAATCGATGATTATCGTGAAGAAATCAGGTGTTTCTAG
- the ndk gene encoding nucleoside-diphosphate kinase, translating into MEQTFLMVKPDGVQRNLTGEIVNRFERKGFKLAGAKLMQISDELAKTHYGEHEDKPFFGELVQFITSGPVLAMVWEGDNVIATARSMMGKTNPLEAAPGTIRGDYGVTVGKNIIHGSDSPESAEKEINLFFGDNDIITYSKQDSDWIY; encoded by the coding sequence ATGGAACAGACATTTTTAATGGTTAAACCAGATGGTGTTCAGCGCAATTTAACAGGTGAAATTGTAAACCGGTTTGAACGTAAAGGATTCAAGCTTGCTGGTGCTAAATTGATGCAAATATCAGATGAACTGGCCAAAACGCATTATGGTGAGCATGAAGATAAGCCATTCTTTGGTGAACTTGTTCAATTCATCACATCCGGTCCTGTATTGGCAATGGTCTGGGAAGGTGATAATGTTATTGCAACAGCTCGCAGCATGATGGGAAAAACAAATCCGCTTGAAGCAGCACCGGGAACAATCCGTGGTGACTATGGGGTGACAGTAGGTAAAAACATCATTCATGGATCTGACTCACCTGAAAGCGCCGAAAAAGAAATCAATTTGTTTTTCGGCGATAATGACATAATAACTTATTCAAAACAAGATAGCGATTGGATTTACTAA
- the hepT gene encoding heptaprenyl diphosphate synthase component II — protein MKLTKTYGDLKKELDLIEHALTDAIQANHGVLRESSTKLLQAGGKRIRPVFVLLSGQFGDFNIDRIKTAAVSLELIHMASLVHDDVIDDAKLRRGKPTIKHLYGNRVAMYTGDFILARALENITTMPEPIAHRVLSKTMVQLSTGEIEQIRDKYNWEQNLRHYLRRIKRKTALLIATSCKLGAIASGAPAWISEKLFRYGYYIGMSYQIIDDILDFTSSEAELGKPAGNDLLQGNVTLPVLYAMENEAFYKLLKDTFSEPQQVTTNDIQPLLSELKDTDAIRLSYQLSDQYLHKALKELDDLPDLKAKRTLQSIAKYIGKRRS, from the coding sequence ATGAAATTAACGAAAACATACGGCGATTTAAAAAAAGAACTTGATTTAATTGAACATGCGTTAACGGATGCCATTCAAGCCAATCATGGTGTTTTGCGCGAATCTTCCACTAAATTGCTGCAGGCAGGGGGGAAACGGATCCGCCCTGTTTTTGTTTTGTTAAGTGGTCAATTTGGGGATTTTAATATAGACCGGATTAAAACGGCTGCTGTATCACTTGAATTAATACATATGGCCTCTCTGGTGCATGATGATGTGATAGACGATGCAAAATTACGCCGCGGCAAACCGACAATCAAGCATTTATACGGTAATCGCGTTGCAATGTACACAGGTGATTTTATTCTGGCCAGGGCGCTGGAAAATATTACAACTATGCCGGAGCCGATAGCACATCGAGTTCTTTCCAAAACAATGGTTCAACTGTCAACAGGTGAAATTGAACAAATCAGGGACAAATACAACTGGGAGCAAAATCTTCGTCATTATTTGCGCCGAATCAAACGAAAAACCGCTCTTTTGATTGCGACAAGCTGCAAACTTGGAGCCATAGCATCAGGTGCTCCGGCATGGATTAGTGAAAAGCTGTTCCGGTATGGTTATTATATTGGCATGTCTTATCAGATTATCGATGATATTCTCGATTTCACATCATCTGAAGCTGAGCTCGGCAAACCCGCAGGAAATGATCTCTTGCAGGGTAATGTGACCTTACCGGTATTATATGCAATGGAAAATGAAGCATTTTATAAACTGTTAAAGGATACCTTTTCCGAACCACAGCAGGTTACAACAAATGACATACAGCCATTGCTAAGCGAGCTGAAAGATACAGATGCGATTCGGCTGTCATATCAGCTTAGTGACCAATATTTGCACAAAGCATTAAAAGAACTTGATGACTTACCGGATCTTAAAGCAAAAAGGACACTTCAGAGCATTGCCAAATATATAGGTAAGCGGCGTTCATAG
- a CDS encoding demethylmenaquinone methyltransferase produces the protein MQEPTKEERVHRVFEKISGQYDSMNSIISFKRHKAWRKNVMKRMKVEEGTTALDVCCGTGDWSFSLAEAVGKTGKVIGLDFSYNMLSVAEEKNKSLEYGQLSFIQGNAMELPFSNDSFDYVTIGFGLRNVPDYMTVLKEMYRVVKPGGKVVCLETSQPTMIGYRQGYYLYFRFIMPLLGKMVAKSYKEYAWLHESAKNFPDKQTLKQMFQSAGFSHVSIKQYTGGVAAMHMGTKE, from the coding sequence ATGCAAGAGCCAACAAAAGAAGAACGCGTTCATCGCGTTTTTGAAAAAATATCCGGGCAGTACGACTCCATGAATTCAATTATTTCCTTTAAACGCCATAAAGCTTGGCGCAAGAATGTTATGAAGCGTATGAAAGTTGAAGAGGGCACTACAGCACTTGATGTTTGCTGCGGAACCGGGGACTGGTCATTCTCGCTTGCTGAAGCAGTGGGTAAAACCGGTAAAGTAATTGGTCTTGATTTTAGTTATAATATGCTGTCGGTAGCTGAGGAAAAAAATAAATCACTGGAATACGGCCAGCTCTCGTTTATTCAGGGGAATGCTATGGAACTCCCGTTCAGCAACGATTCATTCGATTATGTTACAATTGGATTCGGTTTGCGTAACGTACCTGACTACATGACAGTGCTGAAAGAGATGTATCGTGTTGTAAAACCCGGTGGCAAGGTTGTATGTCTTGAGACATCTCAGCCAACCATGATTGGGTATCGTCAAGGTTATTATTTGTATTTCCGGTTTATTATGCCTCTTTTGGGAAAAATGGTTGCTAAAAGTTATAAAGAATATGCCTGGCTGCATGAATCAGCTAAAAATTTTCCGGACAAACAAACATTAAAACAAATGTTTCAATCTGCAGGGTTTTCACATGTTAGCATCAAGCAGTATACTGGTGGTGTTGCCGCAATGCACATGGGTACAAAAGAATGA
- a CDS encoding heptaprenyl diphosphate synthase component 1, with product MDERVQVVVLQTSSMEISRLKALIQRKMHHTYIEQFVQIPQLDEDKLYILTSILNNTALSEEKKESYIVTAMLIQTALDTHDLVPDSNALQSNYEEKSKQLSVLAGDYYSGLYYRLLSEVDEVETTQVLATAITDINEYKMQLYYINFNSMDAFISIYKKMNSLLITRMATFTGETFIGNIAANWLMIRKLTSAKNHPAQSGIEKAFGPWFDKIPLNDYHSILNTFDSFIRQESTLIEKHLTKFPANLSATASYLKETLDTTSSINSSIAEEG from the coding sequence ATGGATGAAAGGGTACAGGTGGTTGTTTTGCAGACATCCAGTATGGAAATAAGTCGTCTGAAAGCATTAATACAACGAAAAATGCACCATACTTATATCGAGCAATTTGTACAAATCCCCCAGTTAGATGAGGATAAATTATATATATTGACCTCAATCTTAAATAATACGGCTTTGTCTGAAGAAAAAAAAGAAAGCTACATTGTTACAGCAATGCTTATCCAAACAGCACTTGACACACATGACCTTGTGCCGGATTCCAATGCGCTCCAGTCAAATTATGAGGAAAAATCAAAACAGTTATCAGTTCTCGCCGGTGATTACTACAGCGGATTATATTATAGGCTTCTGTCAGAAGTAGACGAAGTTGAAACCACACAGGTTCTGGCAACTGCGATTACGGATATCAACGAATATAAAATGCAATTATATTATATAAATTTTAATTCGATGGATGCGTTCATCTCTATATACAAAAAAATGAATTCACTTTTGATCACCCGTATGGCAACATTCACCGGTGAAACGTTCATTGGCAATATTGCTGCAAATTGGTTAATGATCAGAAAATTAACGTCCGCTAAAAACCATCCGGCACAATCCGGGATTGAAAAAGCCTTTGGTCCCTGGTTTGATAAAATTCCTTTAAATGACTATCATAGTATTCTAAATACGTTCGACTCCTTCATCCGTCAGGAAAGCACATTGATTGAAAAGCATCTGACAAAGTTTCCGGCGAATCTTTCGGCAACAGCGTCTTATTTAAAAGAAACGTTAGACACAACTTCATCAATCAACAGTTCAATAGCGGAAGAAGGGTAA
- the mtrB gene encoding trp RNA-binding attenuation protein MtrB, which yields MEEFFVIKALEDGVNVIGLTRGADTRFHHSEKLDENEVMIAQFTEHTSAVKVRGKAVIQTSHGEISND from the coding sequence ATGGAAGAATTTTTTGTTATAAAGGCATTGGAAGATGGTGTGAACGTGATTGGGCTGACAAGGGGAGCAGATACACGATTCCATCATTCAGAGAAATTGGATGAAAATGAGGTCATGATTGCACAGTTCACTGAGCACACCTCTGCTGTCAAGGTAAGAGGCAAGGCAGTTATTCAGACCAGTCATGGCGAAATCAGCAATGACTAA
- a CDS encoding HU family DNA-binding protein: MNKTDLVNAVSEKSELSKKDATKAVDAVFESVMDSLKKGEKVQLIGFGNFEVRERSERKGRNPQTGEEIKIPASKVPAFKPGKALKESVK; this comes from the coding sequence ATGAATAAAACAGACTTGGTTAACGCTGTTTCCGAAAAAAGTGAACTATCCAAGAAAGATGCTACAAAAGCTGTAGATGCTGTGTTTGAATCTGTCATGGATTCACTTAAAAAAGGTGAAAAAGTACAGTTAATCGGATTCGGGAACTTTGAAGTACGCGAGCGTTCAGAACGCAAAGGACGCAATCCGCAAACAGGGGAAGAAATTAAGATCCCTGCAAGTAAAGTTCCTGCATTCAAACCAGGAAAAGCCCTTAAAGAAAGCGTTAAATAA